Proteins from one Gimesia maris genomic window:
- the arsC gene encoding arsenate reductase (glutaredoxin) (This arsenate reductase requires both glutathione and glutaredoxin to convert arsenate to arsenite, after which the efflux transporter formed by ArsA and ArsB can extrude the arsenite from the cell, providing resistance.) translates to MITIYHNPRCGKSRQTLSLIQEAGQEPQIIEYLKTPPTATELDSLLKKLKMEPRELMRKGEDIYRELKLAEKELSRDEAIELMIAHPKLIERPIVVKGRQAVLGRPPENVNALL, encoded by the coding sequence ATGATCACAATTTACCATAATCCCCGTTGTGGGAAGAGTCGACAGACACTGTCTCTGATTCAGGAAGCCGGGCAGGAACCACAGATTATCGAATATCTGAAAACCCCGCCGACCGCGACGGAACTGGACTCCCTGTTGAAGAAGCTGAAGATGGAACCCCGCGAATTAATGCGTAAAGGGGAAGACATCTATCGGGAATTGAAACTGGCTGAGAAGGAACTCTCACGAGACGAAGCAATTGAACTGATGATCGCGCATCCTAAATTGATCGAACGCCCGATTGTGGTGAAAGGCAGGCAGGCTGTACTCGGGCGACCTCCCGAGAATGTGAACGCACTGCTGTGA
- a CDS encoding zinc ribbon domain-containing protein, whose product MPIKFRCQHCDQLMGISRSKAGEVVDCPTCGLSVRVPGLDGEVAPIPQPRLDLKDAELANALDELAAIGANVTLDKQKVSEQIHESLTSSAPSQNPEQTSIPEEAFKAIPVKSLQAAEPPQQLEPAHVSSAPESQALPVSQLQVDSSNQSEVNHAEELSNLASLAQKRAADVLAENKKNKLKRSARFELPTMTWVILLITFGALTFSIGLLVGRNVL is encoded by the coding sequence ATGCCGATCAAATTTCGATGTCAACATTGTGATCAACTGATGGGAATCTCGCGTTCCAAAGCAGGAGAGGTGGTCGATTGTCCGACCTGTGGTTTATCCGTACGCGTACCTGGGCTGGATGGTGAAGTGGCACCGATTCCGCAACCTCGACTCGATCTGAAAGATGCAGAACTGGCTAATGCCCTGGATGAACTGGCAGCCATTGGTGCGAATGTCACCCTCGATAAACAGAAAGTCTCCGAGCAGATTCACGAATCCCTGACTTCCTCAGCCCCATCACAAAACCCGGAACAGACTTCGATTCCTGAGGAAGCGTTCAAAGCGATTCCCGTTAAATCCCTGCAAGCCGCAGAACCCCCTCAGCAGTTGGAACCAGCTCACGTATCCTCTGCACCTGAGAGTCAAGCCCTGCCCGTCAGTCAGTTACAGGTTGATTCTTCGAATCAGAGTGAAGTCAACCATGCTGAGGAACTCTCGAATCTGGCAAGCCTCGCGCAGAAACGCGCTGCTGACGTACTGGCAGAAAACAAGAAGAACAAGCTGAAACGCTCCGCCCGGTTCGAATTACCGACCATGACCTGGGTGATTCTTCTGATCACCTTTGGGGCGTTGACCTTTTCAATCGGATTACTCGTCGGGCGGAATGTCCTGTGA
- a CDS encoding Gfo/Idh/MocA family oxidoreductase, whose protein sequence is MDVEEFLKRDVNRRQFLDRSARNAAGMAAGVVGLASNLARAESSPGERVVLAGIGVRGQGKFLTSSMAEFPDVRVKTICDVDESVAPAAIKSIEKGQGVAPGFVTDFRRVLDDPEIDGVVIATPDHWHALMAIMACQAGKDVYVEKPVSHNLNEGLKIIEAARKHQRVVQSGIHQRSGSHFQSAIDFVQSGKLGEVKLAKAWIIHRRKPIGKKKNTPIPAGVNYDLWLGPAASRPFNPNRFHYNWHWFWDYGTGEMGNWGVHMLDIARWGLGVDLPERISASGGKYFFNDDQETPDTQVVQYSYSDKTIVWEHRLWSTHGMEGRNAAAAFYGDKGTLVVDRGGWKVYDQKDAATSGTSDQATSHHRNFIDCIKTRKTPTSDIEIGHVSSALCHLGNVAFRAGQEIQFDTRLNQIIGNEQANALLGREYRQDWELPQV, encoded by the coding sequence GTGGACGTAGAAGAATTTTTGAAACGGGACGTCAATCGCAGGCAGTTTCTGGATCGTAGTGCGCGCAATGCAGCAGGGATGGCAGCCGGGGTGGTTGGACTGGCGAGTAATCTTGCACGCGCTGAATCTTCGCCCGGCGAACGGGTTGTACTGGCGGGAATCGGCGTACGCGGGCAGGGGAAATTCCTGACTTCCAGCATGGCCGAATTTCCCGATGTACGCGTAAAGACCATCTGCGATGTAGATGAATCGGTTGCACCAGCGGCGATCAAATCGATTGAAAAAGGGCAGGGAGTTGCTCCCGGCTTTGTAACCGATTTCCGCAGAGTCCTGGATGACCCGGAGATTGATGGAGTCGTCATCGCGACTCCCGATCACTGGCACGCCTTGATGGCTATCATGGCCTGCCAGGCGGGAAAAGATGTTTATGTGGAAAAACCGGTTTCGCATAATCTCAACGAGGGGCTGAAGATTATCGAAGCGGCCAGAAAACACCAGCGCGTCGTTCAATCCGGTATTCATCAACGCAGTGGTTCGCATTTTCAGTCAGCCATTGATTTTGTTCAGAGTGGGAAGTTGGGTGAGGTCAAACTGGCCAAGGCTTGGATCATTCATCGACGCAAACCGATCGGCAAAAAGAAAAACACCCCGATCCCCGCTGGCGTGAATTATGATCTCTGGCTGGGACCCGCTGCCAGCCGTCCTTTTAATCCGAATCGCTTTCACTATAACTGGCACTGGTTTTGGGATTATGGGACCGGTGAAATGGGGAACTGGGGTGTTCACATGCTGGACATTGCCCGCTGGGGACTGGGTGTCGATTTACCAGAACGGATCTCAGCTTCCGGTGGAAAATATTTCTTCAACGATGACCAGGAAACCCCGGACACCCAGGTTGTCCAGTATAGTTACTCTGACAAAACTATTGTCTGGGAACATCGTCTCTGGAGCACCCATGGTATGGAAGGCCGAAATGCGGCCGCCGCATTTTATGGGGATAAGGGAACGCTGGTCGTCGATCGTGGCGGCTGGAAAGTTTACGATCAGAAAGATGCCGCGACTTCCGGGACCAGTGACCAGGCGACTTCACACCACCGAAACTTTATCGACTGTATCAAAACCCGTAAAACGCCGACTTCGGATATTGAGATCGGTCATGTCTCCAGTGCGCTCTGCCATCTGGGAAATGTCGCGTTTCGTGCGGGGCAGGAAATTCAATTCGATACACGCCTGAATCAAATTATCGGGAACGAACAGGCCAACGCACTTCTCGGTCGTGAATATCGACAGGACTGGGAACTGCCTCAAGTCTGA
- a CDS encoding type II secretion system F family protein, giving the protein MFTPTITISIFYSLCGLIVLWMLYRIIRKRKPQKTEPSHESQEAEVQPERTTLAPSTTSASITTATWEHRQLFSAINTSKQTASTLPLVEAGDVPSMGGDDYIFGSATPALAEMMPESEERRAKTKKELQAAGYYQPHALHNFSAIRFISILGTLLFFGGVLLLAPERFEIPILVAMLIVPILVWAVPFLIVTSKASDRRSEIEQGIPDMLDMLNMCVSQGMTVPHALKKIISELAKVYPALAHELKIVIEQSSIGTFSQALSNFSKRIDVPEVHSFAALLIQTDQMGTNVTSALQEYSDNMRESLSQRADEKANKATFKLLFPTVLCLMPAIYIFLLGPAIVELSDFFHSGGSDSLNSTTDMFQQVGGP; this is encoded by the coding sequence ATGTTTACACCAACTATTACCATTTCCATCTTTTACAGTCTCTGTGGTCTGATCGTGTTATGGATGCTGTATCGCATCATCCGTAAGCGGAAACCACAGAAGACAGAGCCAAGCCACGAATCCCAGGAAGCAGAGGTTCAACCAGAGCGGACAACACTGGCTCCCTCTACCACATCTGCCAGTATCACGACAGCGACCTGGGAGCATCGCCAGCTGTTTTCTGCGATCAATACGAGTAAGCAGACTGCTTCTACACTGCCTCTCGTCGAAGCAGGCGATGTGCCATCCATGGGCGGCGATGATTACATCTTCGGTTCGGCAACACCTGCTCTGGCTGAAATGATGCCCGAATCAGAAGAGCGTCGTGCTAAGACGAAGAAAGAATTACAGGCGGCAGGATACTATCAACCTCACGCGTTACATAATTTCTCAGCCATTCGATTCATTTCGATTCTGGGAACGCTGCTGTTTTTCGGGGGTGTCTTACTGCTTGCTCCAGAACGATTTGAAATCCCGATTCTGGTAGCCATGCTGATCGTACCGATCCTGGTCTGGGCGGTTCCGTTCCTGATTGTAACCAGTAAAGCTTCCGACCGTAGAAGTGAAATTGAACAGGGTATTCCGGACATGCTGGACATGTTAAACATGTGTGTTTCTCAAGGGATGACGGTTCCACATGCCTTAAAAAAAATCATCTCTGAGCTGGCCAAGGTCTATCCAGCGCTGGCACACGAACTCAAAATCGTAATCGAACAATCCTCGATTGGAACGTTCTCACAGGCACTATCCAACTTCAGTAAACGTATCGATGTACCGGAAGTGCATTCCTTCGCCGCACTGCTGATTCAGACAGACCAGATGGGTACGAATGTGACATCGGCCTTACAGGAATACAGTGATAATATGCGGGAAAGCCTGTCACAACGTGCCGACGAAAAAGCCAACAAAGCGACATTCAAACTGTTGTTCCCCACGGTACTCTGCCTGATGCCGGCGATATATATCTTTCTGCTCGGCCCCGCGATTGTGGAACTTTCCGACTTCTTCCATTCCGGCGGTAGCGACAGCCTGAACAGTACCACCGATATGTTCCAGCAGGTTGGTGGACCCTAA